One Erpetoichthys calabaricus chromosome 9, fErpCal1.3, whole genome shotgun sequence genomic region harbors:
- the jam3a gene encoding junctional adhesion molecule 3B yields the protein MAKTGVGSFLVLLSAYCFRCHAVELDSNNRNPTVNEFQSVELSCIIKATSTPSPRIEWKKTSKDIVTFVYFQNKVSGPLENRAVLRDRASLFIQNTTRSDSGLYRCEVSAPIDSKMLGEVFIELTVQVKPVAPRCHVPKSVPVGKSAELLCAENEGYPPPTYRWYRNGDQIPEDPRSSHKFLNSSYAMDLNAGTLKFRSVKKVDAGEYFCVAQNPAGTARCGSQKMEVYDIDIVGIIIGVLVVVIVLVCITVGICCAYKRGYFVSKKQASSNYKPPTKGDGVDFVRGDEEGDFRHKSSFVI from the exons GCTTCAGGTGTCACGCGGTGGAGCTGGACTCAAACAACCGGAACCCCACAGTCAACGAGTTTCAGA GTGTCGAGTTATCCTGCATTATTAAGGCCACTTCCACACCCAGCCCCAGGATAGAGTGGAAGAAGACCAGCAAAGACATTGTGACCTTTGTCTATTTCCAGAATAAGGTTTCAG GGCCTCTGGAAAACCGAGCAGTTTTGAGAGACCGGGCATCACTGTTCATCCAGAACACGACACGATCAGATTCGGGCTTGTACCGTTGTGAAGTCTCTGCTCCCATTGACTCTAAGATGCTGGGAGAGGTGTTTATCGAGCTCACTGTCCAAG tCAAGCCAGTTGCTCCCAGGTGCCATGTACCAAAATCTGTGCCAGTGGGAAAGTCTGCAGAGCTTCTGTGTGCTGAAAATGAAGGCTATCCACCTCCCACGTATCGTTGGTACCGGAATGGTGACCAGATCCCGGAGGACCCCAGAAGCAGCCACAAGTTTCTCAATTCTTCATATGCAATGGATCTCAACGCAGGAACTCTG AAATTCCGCTCCGTAAAGAAGGTGGATGCTGGAGAATATTTCTGTGTGGCACAAAACCCAGCCGGCACAGCTAGGTGTGGCTCGCAAAAGATGGAAGTTT ATGACATTGATATTGTTGGGATCATCATCGGAGTCCTGGTGGTTGTGATCGTCCTGGTGTGCATAACAGTTGGCATTTGTTGTGCATATAAGAGGGGCTACTTTGTGAGCAAGAAGCAGGCAAGCAGCAA TTACAAGCCCCCCACAAAAGGAGATGGTGTGGATTTTGTCCGAGGTGATGAGGAG GGAGATTTCAGACACAAGTCGTCATTTGTTATTTGA